In one Rhopalosiphum padi isolate XX-2018 chromosome 3, ASM2088224v1, whole genome shotgun sequence genomic region, the following are encoded:
- the LOC132927172 gene encoding uncharacterized protein LOC132927172 — protein MDLMKISVVLYISLILILNKYSDCTTHPRVKMYGPKVTVIDRRKPEPKIGQDVMNEVKIISQPEDFLDEPSCLELRLMWRTYQRQIQMTQSANNLPLTFDPFTFNTWEDYIKPRYINRQKSMMFERTIPDRFHIYRQLRPFEKIARLTTTTRAIMDDQLTRKANLFRLGYHPLTKIPVIAMRLTAKDRFQELKELMRHEKSNNYPTGDNEDEQFSVVPITAASVTSNGTAGKKRPGYESLMSRPRHFSQGHYMNVKPNGEEIENTATVTPQYKSSPLIRPWNSRW, from the exons atggACCTGATGAAAATCAGCGTCGTATTGTACATCTCACTCAtattaatactcaataagtaTTCGGATTGTACCACTCATCCAAGGGTCAAAATGTATGGTCCTAAAGTAACAGTCATAGATCGTCGGAAACCTGAGCCGAAAATTGGACAAGACGTAATGAATGAGGTGAAAATTATTTCACAACCCGAAGATTTTTTGGACGAACCCAGCTGCCTCGAATTGCGCCTAATGTGGCGCACATATCAGCGTCAAATTCAGATGACACAGTCAGCCAACAATTTACCGCTGACTTTCGATCCGTTTACATTTAATACGTGGGAAGATTACATTAAGCCAAGATATATAAACAGACAGAAATCAATGATGTTTGAAAGAACCATTCCAGacag ATTTCATATTTACAGGCAACTCAGACCGTTTGAAAAAATCGCTAGGCTGACCACTACAACGAGAGCTATCATGGACGATCAGTTAACGAGAAAAGCAAATTTATTTCGTCTGGGTTATCATCCCTTAACTAAAATACCAGTAATCGCCATGCGCCTGACGGCCAAAGACAGATTTCAAGAACTAAAAGAACTGATGCGCCACGAGAAATCGAACAATTACCCAACGGGAGACAACGAAGACGAACAGTTTTCCGTCGTACCGATCACCGCGGCGTCCGTCACTTCCAATGGCACTGCAGGCAAAAAACGACCAGGCTACGAGTCGTTGATGTCGCGACCCAGGCACTTTTCACAAGGGCACTATATGAACGTGAAACCAAACGGCGAAGAGATCGAAAATACTGCGACAGTTACACCTCag TATAAATCTTCGCCACTTATCAGACCATGGAATTCTAGATGGTAA